A single window of Leopardus geoffroyi isolate Oge1 chromosome D4, O.geoffroyi_Oge1_pat1.0, whole genome shotgun sequence DNA harbors:
- the LOC123593035 gene encoding uncharacterized protein LOC123593035 isoform X2 → MRKSAGTFSSRGKRKVPKEHRFHRNSLFQKKSRPKPAHFQLGTGCLQKGVDQKEDLKQIPTRPRGAQRAGMPETPPSNPRGVSRPRGHRTCCLSGLGRLSAFSGSRFSGTRGCWPFATGILPRKWIYLGGTEDCNLGLQATAETVWSAWVRSFPSPRLVRCFLDGAFDEQAVSQKCNVTAFMIIAFGISSRGPLPEVAEVGSPSPGSGHPSVPAVGMFLLREEPGVRFPTRGLGVRPDAPARPAPGCQARRPPGGQPHTSLALAKQQTSCGPPPPGRPPASRLALPTPWGFLRPLTSSP, encoded by the exons ATGAGAAAGTCTGCTGGGAC GTTTTCCTCCCGAGGGAAGAGAAAAGTCCCTAAAGAGCACCGTTTCCACAGGAACAGCCTGTTCCAAAAAAAATCCCGCCCAAAGCCAGCACATTTCCAGTTAGGAACAGGTTGTCTCCAAAAAGGAGTCGACCAGAAAGAAGACTTAAAACAGATCCCGACTAGGCCCCGGGGAGCTCAGAGGGCAGGAATGCCGGAGACACCACCCTCAAACCCCAGGGGGGTCAGCCGGCCCCGCGGGCACCGCACCTGCTGCCTCTCCGGCCTTGGGCGGTTGAGCGCCTTCTCCGGATCCCGCTTCTCTGGCACCAGGGGGTGTTGGCCTTTTGCCACAGGTATTTTACCGCGGAAATGGATTTATTTGGGAGGAACGGAGGACTGCAACCTGGGATTGCAAGCCACCGCAGAAACCGTGTGGTCG GCGTGGGTGCGTAGTTTTCCAAGTCCACGCCTTGTCCGTTGTTTTCTTGACGGGGCCTTTGATGAGCAGGCGGTTTCACAAAAGTGCAACGTAACCGCTTTTATGATCATCGCTTTTGGCATCTCGTCCAGGGGGCCTCTTCCCGAGGTCGCTGAGGTCGGCTCACCGTCTCCCGGCTCCGGACACCCTTCGGTACCTGCTGTGGGCATGTTTCTCCTTCGGGAAGAGCCAGGTGTCAG GTTCCCCACACGAGGCCTCGGTGTGCGTCCCGATGCACCAGCTCGCCCAGCGCCTGGCTGCCAGGCACGGCGCCCGCCCGGGGGGCAGCCGCACACCAGCCTGGCGCTGGCGAAACAGCAGACTTCCTGCGGTCCACCACCCCCGGGGAGACCCCCCGCCTCCAGGCTGGCCCTCCCTACGCCCTGGGGTTTCCTGCGGCCTCTTACGTCCTCTCCGTGA
- the LOC123593035 gene encoding uncharacterized protein LOC123593035 isoform X3, translating to MDLFGRNGGLQPGIASHRRNRVAWVRSFPSPRLVRCFLDGAFDEQAVSQKCNVTAFMIIAFGISSRGPLPEVAEVGSPSPGSGHPSVPAVGMFLLREEPGVRFPTRGLGVRPDAPARPAPGCQARRPPGGQPHTSLALAKQQTSCGPPPPGRPPASRLALPTPWGFLRPLTSSP from the exons ATGGATTTATTTGGGAGGAACGGAGGACTGCAACCTGGGATTGCAAGCCACCGCAGAAACCGTGTG GCGTGGGTGCGTAGTTTTCCAAGTCCACGCCTTGTCCGTTGTTTTCTTGACGGGGCCTTTGATGAGCAGGCGGTTTCACAAAAGTGCAACGTAACCGCTTTTATGATCATCGCTTTTGGCATCTCGTCCAGGGGGCCTCTTCCCGAGGTCGCTGAGGTCGGCTCACCGTCTCCCGGCTCCGGACACCCTTCGGTACCTGCTGTGGGCATGTTTCTCCTTCGGGAAGAGCCAGGTGTCAG GTTCCCCACACGAGGCCTCGGTGTGCGTCCCGATGCACCAGCTCGCCCAGCGCCTGGCTGCCAGGCACGGCGCCCGCCCGGGGGGCAGCCGCACACCAGCCTGGCGCTGGCGAAACAGCAGACTTCCTGCGGTCCACCACCCCCGGGGAGACCCCCCGCCTCCAGGCTGGCCCTCCCTACGCCCTGGGGTTTCCTGCGGCCTCTTACGTCCTCTCCGTGA
- the LOC123593035 gene encoding uncharacterized protein LOC123593035 isoform X1 has protein sequence MPETPPSNPRGVSRPRGHRTCCLSGLGRLSAFSGSRFSGTRGCWPFATGILPRKWIYLGGTEDCNLGLQATAETVWSAWVRSFPSPRLVRCFLDGAFDEQAVSQKCNVTAFMIIAFGISSRGPLPEVAEVGSPSPGSGHPSVPAVGMFLLREEPGVRFPTRGLGVRPDAPARPAPGCQARRPPGGQPHTSLALAKQQTSCGPPPPGRPPASRLALPTPWGFLRPLTSSP, from the exons ATGCCGGAGACACCACCCTCAAACCCCAGGGGGGTCAGCCGGCCCCGCGGGCACCGCACCTGCTGCCTCTCCGGCCTTGGGCGGTTGAGCGCCTTCTCCGGATCCCGCTTCTCTGGCACCAGGGGGTGTTGGCCTTTTGCCACAGGTATTTTACCGCGGAAATGGATTTATTTGGGAGGAACGGAGGACTGCAACCTGGGATTGCAAGCCACCGCAGAAACCGTGTGGTCG GCGTGGGTGCGTAGTTTTCCAAGTCCACGCCTTGTCCGTTGTTTTCTTGACGGGGCCTTTGATGAGCAGGCGGTTTCACAAAAGTGCAACGTAACCGCTTTTATGATCATCGCTTTTGGCATCTCGTCCAGGGGGCCTCTTCCCGAGGTCGCTGAGGTCGGCTCACCGTCTCCCGGCTCCGGACACCCTTCGGTACCTGCTGTGGGCATGTTTCTCCTTCGGGAAGAGCCAGGTGTCAG GTTCCCCACACGAGGCCTCGGTGTGCGTCCCGATGCACCAGCTCGCCCAGCGCCTGGCTGCCAGGCACGGCGCCCGCCCGGGGGGCAGCCGCACACCAGCCTGGCGCTGGCGAAACAGCAGACTTCCTGCGGTCCACCACCCCCGGGGAGACCCCCCGCCTCCAGGCTGGCCCTCCCTACGCCCTGGGGTTTCCTGCGGCCTCTTACGTCCTCTCCGTGA